The window GAAGAGAAGTTCATTTGAACCTATCAGATATGGAGATGCTCAAAAGAAAAGTAGTTGATGTAGATTATATATCACCCCAGAATGCAAGAGGAAGTTTTACAGGAACACCGGGAGAATCTATATCAAGAAACGGGAAAAGTGCTACTTATTCTTTGACAGGAGATTATGCAGTAGGAAATAAAATTTCAGAAAAGAAACTTATTTTCGGGCGTTACATCAATGATGCCGACGTTTCCGGAAATAAAAATGTAGTAGTTATAGGAGAAGAAATCTACAAAAACCTTTTTGATTCCAAGAAAAAAGAAAATCCGATAGGGCAGTCTATCAATATAAAAGGAATATTTTTCAACGTAATTGGCGTTTTCAGAGTGAAAAAAGGCGGAGGCTTTGAGAATGACCAAACAGCCTTTATTCCACTATCCACTTATACTAAAATGTACAATGCAGGCGAGCAGATTGATCTGTTTGCTATTGTAAGCAAGCCTAATGCTAACGTTAATGGAGTGGAAGAAGAAGTAAAACAGGTGTTAAAAGCAAAAAATAAAATTTCTCCCGAAGATACCAATGCCTTTGGAAGTTTCAATTTGGGAAAAGAGTTTAAAAAGCTGACAGGTTTCCTCACCGGAATGCAGCTTTTAACCATCATTGTAGGAACATTAACGATTCTGGCAGGGGTGATTGCCATTTCAAACATTCTCTTGATTACTGTAAAAGAAAGGACCAAGGAAATTGGAATCAGAAGAGCCTTGGGGGCAAAACCATCTGAAGTTAGAAACCAGATATTATTGGAAAGTGTTGTGATTACGCTCTCCTCAGGACTTCTAGGATTTATGTTTGGAATTTTTGTACTGATGATTTTAAATATAGCCACTCAGGGACAGGATTCGTTTCCTTTCTATAATCCAACGGTAAACTACGGAAACGTATTTGCTGCCATGGCAGTAATGGTAATATTAGGATTGATTATCGGGATGATCCCTGCACAGAGAGCGGTGAAAATCAGACCGATTGAAGCATTAAGGACAGAGTAATAATTTGAAAATGAAATAATTTGAAAAATTTGAAAATGATCAGTAGCCATGGGGTATTAATCTTTTAATTTTTAAATCTTTCAATCCTTTAATTAAAAAATAAACTATACATATGAAAAAGAAATTCACTTGGAAAAAAGCCATTTATATCGTGTTGGGGCTTTTATTTGCAGTGGCATTGTTCTCAGGGATCGGTTATCTTATAAAATCAAATTCCCAAGAAAGCGAGGCTTTCCTTACCCGTAAACCTAGTATCCAGAATATGGATGATAAGGTAATGGCCACTGGGAAAATTGTTCCAAAGGAAGAAATTGAAATTAAACCCAATATTACTGGGATTATCGATAAAATTTTAGTGAAGGAAGGTGATAAAGTGGAAGTAGGCCAGCTGATTGCTACTGTGAAAATTGTACCAAGTATTTCTGAAGTGAATGCAGCTCAGCAGGAAGTTCAGAATGCACAGATTCAGATAAGCAATGCACAGATGAATGTTGGGAATATGCAGAAGCAGTTTGAAATGCAGGATAAGCTTTTTAAGCAAGGTGTAGCTTCCAGACAAGAGTTCCTTAATGCTCAACAGCAGCTATTCTCACAGCAACAGACCTTGAAAAATGCTCAGCAGCAGTTGAATACTGCACAGAAAAGATTGCAGATCGCAAAAACCGGAGCTACTCCTGAACTTCAGGGGCAAGGTTTAGCTACCACTCAAATCCGTTCCAAAGCTTCAGGGACTGTTCTTGAGGTTCCTGTAAAATTAGGAAGCCAGGTAATTGAAGCGAATAACTTTAATGCAGGAACAACCATTTGTTCAGTAGCCGATCTAAATTCTCTGATATTCAAAGGAGAAATTGATGAAGCGCAGGCAGGAAAGTTAAAGCAAGGAATGGATATGAATATTGTAATCGGTGCATTACAGAATAAAACTTTCCCTGGGAAGCTGACTATGATTGCTCCTAAAGGAAAAGACAATGCAGGAACTATTAAATTCCCGGTAGAAGGAAACGTAGATAATCCTAACAATGAATATATCAGAGCCGGATTCTCTGCGAATGGAGAAATTGTATTAAGCTCACAGAAAAATGCTTTATTACTGGATGAATCTTTAGTTCAGTATGAAAAGAAGCAAGGAAAAGATGTTCCTTTTGTAGAAGTAAAGCAGACAGATGGAAAATTTAAGAAAGTATATGTAAAGCTTGGAGCCAGTGACGGGATCAATGTTCAGATTCTTCCAGGATCCAATATTACAAAAGATTCTGAAGTGAAAGTTTGGAATCCTTCTGATAAAGACAAAGAAGAGTTGAAAGAAAAAGCAAAAGCAAAATAATAAACTTACTATACATTTTAAACTGTTAGATCCCGGAGTATATTCTTCGGGATTTTTTTATAAAAACCAGATATTATATTGATGTAATAAATCAGAAGTTTGAAATGTCTTATTTTTAATTATAAAATAAAACTATGAAGAAAAGCTACCTAATTTTGATCCTCTTTGTCATTGTGAAATTTGTCCTTCAATATTCCTTGGTAAGCCCTGTATACGATTTGCAAAGAGATGAATATTTGCACTTAGATCAAGGTAATCATCTTGCTTGGGGGTATATTTCTGTTCCTCCCGTAAGCTCATGGATATCGTGGCTGATAAAAATATTGGGAGGTTCTGTATTTTGGATTAGATTTTTTCCGGCTTTATTTGGAGCATTGACGATGGTTGTTGTCTGGAAAGCTATTGAAGAATTAAAAGGTGGTATTTTTGCATGTATTCTTGCAGCCTTAGGGTTATTGTTATCTTCGCTGCTCCGATTGAATATGCTTTATCAGCCCAATTCATTGGATGTTTTGTTGTGGACTTCTTTTTTCTACATTCTGATAAAATACGTCAATACAGAAAAAGTAAAGTGGTTATATTGGGGTGGAGGTATTTTTGCAATCGGAATTTTGAACAAATACAATATTGCTTTTCTTGCATTAGGATTTATCCCTGCACTTCTCATAACAAAACAAAGAAGGATTTTTCTAAATCCGCATACTTACGGAGCTGCACTTTTAGCATTAATAATTATTCTTCCCAATCTTATCTGGCAGTATAATAACGGATTTCCGGTAATTCACCATATGAAAGAGCTTTCCGAATTTCAATTGGTGAATGTAAACAGGTTTAACTTTTTGAAATCTCAGCTTTTATTCTTTATTGGTGTTGCGTTTGTTATCCTGTTGGGCTTTTATGCATTATTATTTTATAAAGCTTTTGAAAAAATCAGGTTTTTTTTTCTGGGGATATGTTATTACCATAGCAGTATTTATGTTTTTTAGGGCAAAGGATTATTATGCTGTAGGTATTTATCCTATATACATTGGATTTGGAGCTGTTTATCTTGAGAATATTTTAAATAGTGGATGGAAGAGATTTCTAAAACCAGTTTGTCTTCTACATCCTATCCTTTTGTTTTTGCCAATATATAATTTGGCATTTCCTAACAAAACTCCAGAATCTATAGTGAAAAATCCAGAAAATTATAAAAAATTTGGGCTCTTGCGCTGGGAAGATGGTAAAGATCATTCCTTACCTCAGGATTTTGCTGATATGCTGGGGTGGAAAGAACTGGCACATAAAGTAGATAAAGAATATTCACGATTATCAAAATCCGGGAATACTTTAGTGCTTTGCGATAATTATGGACAGGCGGGAGCAATTAATTTTTACTCAAAAAAAGGCGTAAAGGCTGTTTCATTTAATGCCGACTATATCAACTGGTTTGATTTAAGTAAGGAATACAAAAATCTAATTAGAATTAAAGATAGCTCAGAAGATGAACTTGAAAAGACAGGAGCTTTTTTTAAACATTCTGCAATAGCAGATTCTGTTACCAGTCCTTATGCAAGAGGAAAAGGAACAATTATTTTCAGTTTTGAAGATGCCAATATTGATATACGAAAGAGACTTCAGGATGAGATTGATAAAATGAAAGATCAATGGAAAAAGTAAATTTTATTTTGAGGCCCTCTTAACAAATAAAAAAAATATTAATGCAACTTTATTGCGTTAATTGAATTTTATTGTAATTTTATCTCCTTAATAAATTATATCTCAACTGAAATATGCAAAGTAAAAATTTTGATGTTATTATCATAGGTGGAAGCTATGCTGGCTTATCAGCAGGAATGGCATTGGGAAGATCCTTGAGGAATGTTTTGATTATAGACGACGGGAAACCCTGTAACAGGCAGACCCCGCATTCACATAATTTTATTACTCATGATGGAAAAACGCCAAAAGAAATAGGAGAACTTGCGAAAAAGGATGTAGAAAAGTATGACAGTATTCAGTTTTATGATGGTAAAGTAATCAGAGTAGCCAAAAATACTGATGGTTTCTCTGTAGAACTATCTTCCGAAGATACATTTTATGCTAAAAAAATTATTTTGGCTTCAGGAGTAAAGGATATAATGCCTGATATTCCTGGATTTACAGAATGTTGGGGTATTTCTGTTATACATTGCCCATATTGTCATGGCTATGAGGTAAGAAATGAAGTAACAGGAATTCTATCTGATGGAGATTTGGCTTACGAATTTTCTAAACTTGTTTTTAATTTGACGAAAGAACTTACTTTATTTACTAACGGAAAAACTAAACTTACCCATGAGCAGGTTGAAAAATTGAGACAGAATACCATCAACCTTAAAGAAGATGAAATTGTGAAGCTTGAACATGAAAACGGAAATATTCAAAAAATTATATTTAAAAATGGGAATGAAGTTTCTCTAAAAGCTTTGTATGCGAAAATTCCTTTTGAACAGAATATTGATGTATCTGAATTGGCCTGTGAGTTAACAGAACATGGATTTATCAAAGTAGATTTTATGCAGAAAACTTCTGTTCCCGGAGTTTTTGCCTGTGGAGATAATACAACCATGATGAGGTCGGTAGCTAATGCTGTAGCACAGGGCAATTTTGCTGGAGCCATGGTAAATAAGGAACTTTCGGAAGAAGAGTTTTAGAGATTTACTTTATATGATTGAATGGTATAAAAGATTTGATTGTTTTTCGGATATTTCATTATTTAGTGCTTAAAATCATTTTTATCCATACCAAAATCTCAGCGAAAAATCCGTACATTTGGGGTGAAAAATTTCAAAAACTAAAAGTAAAATGGATATTATTTTCGACCTGATTGAAAAGGAAAGACAAAGACAGGCCCATGGATTAGAGCTTATCGCATCAGAAAACTTTGTTTCTGAAAATGTGATGAAAGCAATGGGAAGTGTACTGACAAATAAATATGCTGAAGGGTATCCCGGAAAAGATATTACGGTGGATGCGAAGTTGTAGATGAGGTTGAAACATTAGCGATCAACAGGGCGAAAGAACTTTTCGGTGTAGACTATGTGAACGTACAGCCGCATTCCGGATCTCAGGCGAATGCAGCCATTTATCTTGCTGTTTTGAAACCAGGAGATAAGATCATGGGAATGGATCTTTCAATGGGTGGACACCTTACTCACGGTTCTGCTGTGAACTTCTCAGGAATTCAGTATGAAGTAGTTTCTTACGGAGTAGAAAGAGAAACAGGTCTTATCGATTATAACCAAATGAGAGAAGTTGCTTTAAGAGAAAGACCGAAAATGATGATCGCTGGATTTTCGGCTTATTCAAGAGATCTTGATTATGCTAAATTCAGAGAAATCGCTGATGAAATTGGAGCGACTCTTTGGGCTGATATTGCTCACCCTGCAGGTTTAGTAGCAAAAGGATTATTAAATTCACCATTTGAACACTGCCACGTTGTAACCACTACCACTCACAAGACATTAAGAGGTCCAAGAGGAGGAATGATTATGATGGGGAAAGATTTTGAAAATACTTACGGTCATAAAACTCCAAAAGGAGAAACAAAAATGATGAGCCAGGTATTGGATGGAGCTGTATTTCCAGGAATTCAGGGTGGTCCGTTAGAGCATGTGATCGCTGGTAAGGCGGTTGCTTTCGGAGAAGCTTTGGATGGTCAGTTTGAAACGTATGCAAAACAGGTTAAAGCTAATGCACAAGCTTTATCAAAAGCAATGATCGACAGAGGATTTGATATCGTAAGTGGAGGTACAGATAACCACTTAATGCTGGTAGACCTTAGAAATAAAGGCGTAAATGGTAAAGAAACAGAAAAAGCATTAGTGCTTGCTGATATTACTTGTAACAAAAACATGGTTCCTTTTGACGATAAGTCTCCATTTACAACATCTGGTATCAGACTGGGAACAGCTGCTATCACAACAAGAGGGCTTAAAGAAAATGATATGGAAACTATTGCGGGATTAATCTCTGAAGTAGTAGACAATATCAAAAATGAAGAAGTTCTTGCGTCTGTGAGAAAGAATGTTAATGAATTAATGGAAGGAAAAGCGTTATTCAACTACTAATAAATAGTATAATATAATATAAAGAATGGGCGGAAGCTCATTCTTTTTTTATCCACATGGAAAAGAAATCTTATACTTTTGATGAAATTAAGCAGAAACTGGTGAGCTATTGTGTGTATCAGGATCGTTGTCATGCCGAGGTAGAACAAAAAATGAGAGAGTTTTTATTGATTGATGAGGCAAAGGAGGAAATTATCCTTTATTTGATGAATGAAAATTATCTTAATGAAGAAAGATTTACCAGAAGTTATATCAGAGGAAAATTTTACATTAAACACTGGGGAAGGAATAAAATCAAAATGAATCTTAAGCAAAAGCAGATTTCTGAAAAGATGATTAGTATGTGTTTTGATGAAATATATGAAGATGATTATACGAAAACCATTACAAGAATCTATGAAGACTATTCTTCTAAGCAAAAGGGACTGCAGGAATATCAAAAAAAAGCAAAGACTATAAAATATTTGATGAGCAGAGGTTTTGAATATGAGAAAATAAATGATATTTTTGACTAAATATTAATTAAGTTTTAAAATCATAATTATTTTAGACTTTTAAAAAAGATAAAGATCAAATAGTTATAAAAAAAGAAGCAAATTACTCACAAATATCACTCTTTGCTGAATTTTTATGGTATGATTTTTGTCAATCATTTGCTCTATTGACTGACTCTTAATGATTTCAGAAAATAGGTAAACATCAAATTTATTTTTGATTTCAGTGAAGGAATAAAATTTTATTTTATTTTTGCATGATTGTATCGAAATTATCTTTGGTGGATAATTGAATCTTACACGAATTAAAAATATGGACACAAATATAGACAATGTATAATTCTCTTAGAAAAAAAATATTTGGAGGAGATAATGTTGTCAATCTCTCAGACGTAAGATATCTTCCTAGATGGATAATATTAGTATTAGATATTATTATTCTGGTTATATCTCTATTTCTTTCTACCTATATTATAGAAAAAATTACTCAAAAAGAATTTATCTATCATGAAGATAAAAGTATTGTATTTGCTTTTATTATTATGATAAATACCATTTTTATGTATGTTTTTAAGACATATGTTGGGATTATCAGACACTCTACCTTTATCGATTTATTTAAATTGCTTGTATCATGTTTTAGTACAATGTTTGTTGTTGCTACGATGAATATCGTGTACTTTTGGATTACTGGTGGAAAGTTTATTTTGACCCCTTATCTGGTATTGTATTTTGTAATTTCTTTTATGGGATTATTTCTCTTTAGACTTTATGTTAAAGAGTTTTTTCACATTGTAAGAGAATATAGAAGAAGTACCTTGAAAAAAAGAATCTTAGTGCTGGGTATTGATGAGCAATCTATAGCAATTGCAAGAGCAATTTTAGATAATCCAAACCTTCCTTATCATGTAGTTGGATTTTTGACGCAGAGATCAGATTCAAAAAGAGCATCACTTTTAGGTAAACCCATTTACGCAAAAGAATGGATCGAGAATACAACCAAAGATGATCTTGTTATTGATGGGGTTATTATTGTAAAAGAAATGATGGCTAAAGATGAAATGAACTCATGGGTCAATTTATTTTTAGAAAAAGACCTTAATGTTTTTAAAGCTCCATCTGTACAAAAATTAAGAGATAGTGATCTGGGAGGCTCCATTAGAAATCTTCAGATAGAAGACCTTCTTAACAGAAAACCTATCAAAATTGAAAATGAGGAGGTCAAGAGCCGTCATTATGGAAAAGCAGTACTTGTAACAGGTGGTGCAGGATCTATTGGCAGTGAAATCATAAGACAGGTTGCGCAATTTAC of the Chryseobacterium capnotolerans genome contains:
- a CDS encoding efflux RND transporter periplasmic adaptor subunit, with amino-acid sequence MKKKFTWKKAIYIVLGLLFAVALFSGIGYLIKSNSQESEAFLTRKPSIQNMDDKVMATGKIVPKEEIEIKPNITGIIDKILVKEGDKVEVGQLIATVKIVPSISEVNAAQQEVQNAQIQISNAQMNVGNMQKQFEMQDKLFKQGVASRQEFLNAQQQLFSQQQTLKNAQQQLNTAQKRLQIAKTGATPELQGQGLATTQIRSKASGTVLEVPVKLGSQVIEANNFNAGTTICSVADLNSLIFKGEIDEAQAGKLKQGMDMNIVIGALQNKTFPGKLTMIAPKGKDNAGTIKFPVEGNVDNPNNEYIRAGFSANGEIVLSSQKNALLLDESLVQYEKKQGKDVPFVEVKQTDGKFKKVYVKLGASDGINVQILPGSNITKDSEVKVWNPSDKDKEELKEKAKAK
- a CDS encoding NAD(P)/FAD-dependent oxidoreductase, giving the protein MQSKNFDVIIIGGSYAGLSAGMALGRSLRNVLIIDDGKPCNRQTPHSHNFITHDGKTPKEIGELAKKDVEKYDSIQFYDGKVIRVAKNTDGFSVELSSEDTFYAKKIILASGVKDIMPDIPGFTECWGISVIHCPYCHGYEVRNEVTGILSDGDLAYEFSKLVFNLTKELTLFTNGKTKLTHEQVEKLRQNTINLKEDEIVKLEHENGNIQKIIFKNGNEVSLKALYAKIPFEQNIDVSELACELTEHGFIKVDFMQKTSVPGVFACGDNTTMMRSVANAVAQGNFAGAMVNKELSEEEF
- a CDS encoding ABC transporter permease, whose amino-acid sequence is MNIIFKIDTWQEIYYSLRNNKLRTFLTMIGVGWGMFLYVSLLGAAKGMENGFDKLFSGFATNSIFLWAQKTSIPYEGFPKGREVHLNLSDMEMLKRKVVDVDYISPQNARGSFTGTPGESISRNGKSATYSLTGDYAVGNKISEKKLIFGRYINDADVSGNKNVVVIGEEIYKNLFDSKKKENPIGQSINIKGIFFNVIGVFRVKKGGGFENDQTAFIPLSTYTKMYNAGEQIDLFAIVSKPNANVNGVEEEVKQVLKAKNKISPEDTNAFGSFNLGKEFKKLTGFLTGMQLLTIIVGTLTILAGVIAISNILLITVKERTKEIGIRRALGAKPSEVRNQILLESVVITLSSGLLGFMFGIFVLMILNIATQGQDSFPFYNPTVNYGNVFAAMAVMVILGLIIGMIPAQRAVKIRPIEALRTE
- a CDS encoding regulatory protein RecX — protein: MHMEKKSYTFDEIKQKLVSYCVYQDRCHAEVEQKMREFLLIDEAKEEIILYLMNENYLNEERFTRSYIRGKFYIKHWGRNKIKMNLKQKQISEKMISMCFDEIYEDDYTKTITRIYEDYSSKQKGLQEYQKKAKTIKYLMSRGFEYEKINDIFD
- a CDS encoding glycosyltransferase family 39 protein: MKKSYLILILFVIVKFVLQYSLVSPVYDLQRDEYLHLDQGNHLAWGYISVPPVSSWISWLIKILGGSVFWIRFFPALFGALTMVVVWKAIEELKGGIFACILAALGLLLSSLLRLNMLYQPNSLDVLLWTSFFYILIKYVNTEKVKWLYWGGGIFAIGILNKYNIAFLALGFIPALLITKQRRIFLNPHTYGAALLALIIILPNLIWQYNNGFPVIHHMKELSEFQLVNVNRFNFLKSQLLFFIGVAFVILLGFYALLFYKAFEKIRFFFLGICYYHSSIYVF
- a CDS encoding polysaccharide biosynthesis protein — its product is MYNSLRKKIFGGDNVVNLSDVRYLPRWIILVLDIIILVISLFLSTYIIEKITQKEFIYHEDKSIVFAFIIMINTIFMYVFKTYVGIIRHSTFIDLFKLLVSCFSTMFVVATMNIVYFWITGGKFILTPYLVLYFVISFMGLFLFRLYVKEFFHIVREYRRSTLKKRILVLGIDEQSIAIARAILDNPNLPYHVVGFLTQRSDSKRASLLGKPIYAKEWIENTTKDDLVIDGVIIVKEMMAKDEMNSWVNLFLEKDLNVFKAPSVQKLRDSDLGGSIRNLQIEDLLNRKPIKIENEEVKSRHYGKAVLVTGGAGSIGSEIIRQVAQFTPSLIVVLDQAETPLYDIELEMKEKFPHIRFKFVLADVSNLHRVEPLFQMYNFSMVYHAAAYKHVPLVEDNPNEAIRVNVLGSKNIAVLSSRYKVNRFVMISTDKAVNPTNVMGASKRAAELFVQSLQHAEGNTTKFITTRFGNVLGSNGSVIPYFKKQIEAGGPVTITHPDIVRYFMTIPEACELVLQAGTMGHGGEIFVFDMGEPVKILDLARRMIKLSGFEPNIDIKIIYTGLRPGEKLYEELLSDNAKALPTHNEKIMISKDPTMSFSEIESLVNLIGEASINKEKVEVVKILKLIVPEFISNNSIYEVLDK